GGAAGAGCGACGGGTCGGGTACGCCCCCGGCAAAGGAAATAATTTCCGGCCGGTCGGCCACTTTAAGCAGATCTCGGATTTCGGAGGCGGTAAGCGCACGGGCATCACGAACGATCAGGTCATTCCATTGGACAGTCATGGGGCTTCTCTTTAGGTCAGTGTTGTTGCCATTATTTGGCAAGGAAGACTGACCTAAATCAAGTTTATTTTTCTATTGTCGTTAATTTTGAAATAAAATTACTTTTTAACCTTTCATCCACCCGCATGTAATTCCGTTTCCATCCCCCTATCCCGCACCACCTGCCGGGCGTTTTTTGGCATTCTATATTCAATAAACAATCAACAATGCCAAACCATTCCACAGGTTATCATGACCGAATATGCAAAGTTTCAGCCTTGGCTCGACTGGCTTGATCAGCGTTACGATGAAACGCTTGATCGCCTGAAATCATGGTCGGCAATCAATAGTGGCACAGGCAATATCGACGGGCTTGACCGGATGCGTGACGCCATTCTGGATGCCTTTGCCGAACTTGATGCCAAAACAGCCATCATCGACCTGCCCGATAGCGAAGCGGTCGCCGCCGATGGCAGCATCGCACCCGTGCGCTATGGCAAGCTTTTGCATTTTTCCAAACGGCCACAGGCCCCGGTTCGGGTTTTGCTGTGCATTCATTATGACACGGTCTTTGCCATCGACAGCCCGTTTCAAACCCCGCGCCTGATTGATGAAAATACATTAAACGGGCCGGGTGTTGCCGATGCCAAGGGCGGCATTCTGACGATCCTCAATGCCCTGAGCGCACTGGAACGAAGCCCCTTTGCCAATGGCATCGGCTGGGAAGTCATCCTGAACCCTGATGAAGAAACCGGCTCCATCGGATCGGCCCCGTTTCTGGCCGAACACGCCCGCGCCGCCGATTTCGGGATGCTCTATGAACCGGCCTTGGAAGACGGCACCCTTGCCGGGGCACGCAAGGGATCAGGCAATTTTTCCGTCCGGATCAAGGGGCGTGCTGCCCATGCGGGGCGTGAATTTCATGCCGGGCGCAGTGCGATGGTCGCGGCCAGTGATTGCGTGATGCGCCTTGATCAGCTTAACGGCAAGGTTGGCGAAGCCACATTCAATATCGGCAAGATCGATGGCGGCGGGCCAGTCAATGTCGTGCCTGATAATGCCGTCGTGCGCTTTAACGTTCGGGTTTCAAACCATTTCGAACGCCATCAGGCAGAAAATGAAATTGCCGATGTCATTGCTGCGATCAATCAGCGTGACGGCATCATGGCCGAATTGCATGGCCAGTTTGGCCGCGCGCCCAAACCGATGGCAGGCAGGACCAAGGCCCTTTTCGAATGGGTCCGCGAACTGGGTCATGACCTTGATCTTGATATCGCATGGAAACCCACTGGGGGCTGTTGCGATGGCAACAATCTGGCCGAGGCCGGATTACCCAATATCGATACCCTTGGGGTGCGCGGCGGCCTGATCCATTCCGATCAGGAATTTGTGAAGCTCGACAGTCTGATCGAACGGGCAAAGCTTTCGGCCCTGATCCTGATGAAAGCCGGTTCAGGTGATTTACCCGACGCATTGAAAAAGACGGAGATATAAAAACATGATGCGTGTCCGCCCCGCCCGTATGAGCGACCTTGACCGGCTGGTTGATCTGGCATCCTCAGCCAGCAAGGGGTTAACCACCCTTCCGGCCAATCGTGACGTGCTCGAAGCCCGCATTGTCGAAAGTATCGAGGCCTTCGGGGCCGATATCGACGGCCCCGGTGGTGAAAGCTATTTCATGGTTCTGGAAGATACCGCCAATGGCAAGGTCGCAGGCACCTGCGCGATCTATGCCGGGGTCGGGTTATCGAAGGCATTCTATAACTATAAAATCCTGAAACTGACGCAATATTCGCATGAACTGAATGTCACCGTGACATCGCGCCTGCTGACCCTTGTGAACGATTATCAGGGTGCTACCGAGGTGGGCACACTTTACCTTGATCCCGATTATCGCAAGGACGGCAACGGGCAGCTTCTGGCGCGGTCGCGATATCTGTTGATGGGGTGCTTCAAGGAACGGTTTTCGGAAATGGTCATGGCCGAAATGCGCGGCTGGCAGGATGAAAACGGTAAATCACCACTTTGGGAAGCCCTGGGATCGCATTTCTTCAATATCCCGTTCCCCGATGCCGATTATATTTCCGGGATCGGCAATAACCAGTTCATTGCCGATCTGATGCCGAAATATCCGATCTACATCGAAATGCTGCCCAAGGCCGCCCAGGATGTGATCGGCAAAACCCACGATGAAACGCGACCGGCACTGAACCTTTTGAAAAAGGAAGGTTTCCGGTTTTCAAATGCGGTCGATATTTTTGACGGCGGGCCATGCGTTGATGTCCGGCTTGATGACATCCGCACCATTCGCCATTCCAAAATCGCCACCATCCGCAAAATCGTTGATCGAAGCCCCGCCATGGAACGCCACCTTGCCTGCACACTGGAACTTTCCGGGTATCAGGCAAGCTGGCTTTACATGAATGTTGTGAATGGCACGCATGTCGATCTGGACCGCGATCAGGCCGAAATCCTTGGTCTGCGTGCTGGCGATCAGATCCGTTTTGTCACCGATTAACACGCAGGAGCAGGCATCATGACCCAGAAATCAAATCCCGCCCTGTTCATCAATGGCACATGGCAAACCGGCAATGGCAAAGCATTTCACGCCGAAAACCCGGCCAATGGCGATATCGTCTGGCAGGGGAATTCCGCCAGCAGTGATGATGTTAACGCTGCGATCATGGCGGCACGAAATGCCTTTCCGGCATGGGCAAAACGCGACCTCAGTGAACGGATCGAAATCCTTGAACGGTTTGCCGGGCTTCTCAATGATCACAAGGACGCACTGGCACGCACCATCAGCCGTGATACCGGAAAACCGCATTGGGAGGCCTTGACCGAAGTCGGCGCAATGGCCGGGAAAATCGCGATTTCGATCAAGGCCTATCATGAACGCACCGGCACGCGCCAAGGTGACGCACCGGGCGGCGGACAGGCGATTTTGCGCCACAAACCCCACGGGGTTGTTGCGGTCTTTGGTCCCTATAACTTCCCCGGCCATCTGCCCAACGGCCATATCGTCCCGGCCCTTCTGGCGGGCAATTGCGTGGTGTTCAAGCCATCCGAACTGACCCCGCTTGTCGCCGGGGAAACCGTAAAGCTCTGGCAACGGGCCGGATTGCCGGGCGGGGTTCTGAACCTTGTGCAGGGCGAACGCGATACCGGCATTGCCGTGGCGCAGCATCCCGGTATCGACGGGCTGTTCTTTACCGGCAGTGTCCCGACCGGACGCCATTTGCACCATGCCTTTGCCGGGCAGATGGACAAAATCCTGGCGCTGGAACTTGGCGGGAATAATCCGCTTGTCGTCTGGGACGCCGCCGATCTCGATGCCGTCGCCCACCATACCGTCATGTCGGCCTTTATCACCGCAGGGCAACGTTGCACCTGCGCGCGCCGCCTGATCGTGCCATCCGGCGCAAAGGGCGATGCGATGGTCGTTGCCATCAATGACTATTGCGACAGGCTGATTATCGGTGCGCCCGATGATGATCCCGCCCCCTTCATGGGCCCGGTGATTTCCAACCGGGCGGCGGATGCATTGATCGCGGCGCAGGAAAAACTTGTTGCCAATGGCGCCAAAATCATCCGCGAAATGACGCGTCCCGATCCTGCCCGCCCGTTCCTGACACCGGGTCTGATTGACGTGACCGATGTAAAGGACCGCGCGGACGAGGAACTGTTTGGTCCGATCCTGCAAATCATCCGGGTCGATCACTTTGACGACGCGATCCGTGAAGCCAACAATACCCGTTTTGGCCTTGCCGCCGGGTTGCTGTGCGATGATGCCGAACTTTGGCAACGCTTCATCCATGAAAGCCGGGCCGGGATCGTCAACTGGAACAAGCAACTGACCGGCGCATCCAGTAGCGCCCCGTTTGGCGGCATCGGCGAAAGCGGCAACCACCGCCCGTCGGCCTATTACGCCGCCGATTATTGCGCATGGCCGGTCACAACCCTTCAGATCGACAAACTGATCGCCCCCGATGCCGTCCCCAAAGGAGTACGTCCATGACCCGCTACGCCATCGAAGCCAATTTTGACGGTCTGGTCGGCCCGACGCACAATTATGCCGGGTTAAGCTTTGGCAATGTCGCATCAACCAGCAACGCCAGCACCCATTCCAATCCGAAATCCGCCGCCCTTCAGGGCCTGACCAAGATGAAGGCGCTGCATGACATGGGCTTTGTGCAGGGTGTGTTGCCACCCCATGAACGCCCGCATGTCAAAACCCTCCGCGATGTTTTCGGCTTTCGTGGATCGGATGGTGATGTTCTGGCCTCGGCCTGGAAAACCAACCCGAACCTTGTTCTGGCGGTATCATCGGCATCCCCGATGTGGACGGCCAATGCCGCAACCGTTTCGCCTAGCGGTGATACTGCCGATGGCAAGGTGCATTTCACCCCGGCCAATCTGTGCGCCATGTTCCACCGGTCGATCGAACATCCGGTGACGGGGCGCGCACTTGCCGCGATATTCGCCGATCCCGATCATTTCACCCATCATGCCGCCCTGCCCGGCACGGACCATATGGGCGACGAAGGGGCTGCCAACCATACCCGTTTTTGCGGTGATTACGGCGCGCGCGGGGTCGAATTTTTCGTCTATGGCCGTCATGCTTTTGATCCGGGCAAAACCCGGCCAAACCGTTATCCCGCACGCCAGACGTTCGAAGCCAGCAGCGCGATTGCCCGCCATCATGGCTTATCCGAAAATGGTGTCGTCTATGCGCAGCAAAACCCGGACCTGATTGATGCCGGGGTGTTTCATAATGACGTGATTTCGGTCGGCAATGCCAATGTGCTGTTCCATTACGAGGACGCCTTTGTTAACACGTCCGCCGTGATTGACGACATCCGGCGCAAGATGGATGGCATCGCCGATTTCACCAGTATCGAGGTGCCCCAAAGTACCGTGCCACTTTCCGACGTCATCAAAAGCTACCTGTTCAATTCACAGCTTTTGCGCCTGCCGGAAAATGATCAGATGATGCTGATCCTGCCGACCGAGGCCGAAGAAACCATATCGGTCCGCGATTACCTTTATGACCTGATCGGCAAGGGCAACACGCCAATCAGACAGATCAAGTTTTTCGACCTGCGCCAAAGCATGCGCAATGGGGGCGGGCCGGCCTGTTTGCGGCTGCGCGTCGCCCTGACAGGGGATGAACTTGCCGCCACCAACCCGCAAAGCCTGATCGACGATCAACGCTTTGCCGAACTGACAGGCTGGGTCGAAAAACACTATCGTGACCGCCTAAGTGCGGATGATTTCCGCGATCCAACGCTTCTGAACGAAGTCCGAACGGCCCTTGATGAACTCACCCAATTGCTTGAGCTTGGCCCGATTTACGATTTTCAACGGGAAGGATGAACCGTTCCGCATTCCCTGCCGTGCTGCCCGGTTGCTTCGAAATTTAATACCGGACTAATCGTGGCAGAATACCGGGAACAACAAGCTTTACGCCCCACACAAAGCCCCGGAGACCCGCCATGTCGACCCTCTATGATACCGAACATCTCAAAAGATCGGATGCGGCCAATATCCTGCATCCGGCATCCGTGGTTGCCGATGTGTCAAACAACGGCCCAGCCCGCATTTTTGTTAAGGGCAAGGGCGCGTTCATTACCGATACCGACGGCAATAGAATGCTGGACGGGGTTGGCGGGCTTTGGTGCATGAACATCGGCTATGGCCGGACCGAGATCGGCGATGCGATGAAGGCCGCATCCGATCAGATGGGCTATTTCCACACCTTTGCCGGGGCATCCAACCCTGCCCAGATCGAACTGGCCGAAAAGCTGGTGGCAAAAATGCCCGCTCACATCACCAAGGTGTTTTTTGGCAGTTCCGGGTCGGATGCCAACGACACGCTGATGAAAATCGTCTGGTATTATAACGGGCTTCGCGGCAAACCGGAAAAACGCAAGATCATCGCCCGCAAACAGGCCTATCACGGCACCACCATTGCCACCGCCAGCCTGACCGGGCTTGCATCGTTTCATCGCAATTTCGGCCTGCCGATCCCCGAAGTCAAACACACCTCGCTACCGCATTATTACCGCGAAGCCAAACCCGGCGAGACCGAGGAACAGTTTTCCTCCCGGCTGGCAAACGAGCTTGAATCCCTGATCATCGCCGAAGGTCCGGAAACGGTCGGTGCCTTCATTGCAGAGCCGATCATGGGGGCCGGTGGCGTCATCACCCCGCCCAAGGGCTATTTCAAGGCCGTTCAGTCGGTTCTGAAAAAGCACGACATCCTGTTCATCTGTGACGAGGTTGTTTGTGGTTACGGCCGCACCGGCCACTGGTTCGGTCATCAGCTTTATGACATTCGCCCCGATATGATCGCCACCGCCAAGGGCCTGACCAGCGGCTATTTCCCGATGTCAGCAGCCTTCATCAGCGATGATATCTGGAAAGTCCTGCGCGACGGGTCCGCAACCCTTGGCGCATTTGCCCATGGCTTTACCTATTCCGGCCATCCGGTGGGATCGGCTGTCGCACTGGCGAACCTTGCGATCATCGAAGGCGAAAATCTGGTCGCGAACTCGGCGGAAACCGGTGCCTATCTGCATGCGCAGCTTAACGATACCTTTGGCCATCACGCTCATATCGGCGAAGTCCGCGGTGTCGGCCTTCTGGGTGCCTTGCAACTGATGGCGGACCGGGACACAAAAACCGGGTTCGATCTGAAACACAAGATCGCCGCGCGCTGTGCGGCGGCAATTGGAAACCACGGCGTAATTGTCCGCCCGCTTCCAACCGCCGACAGCCTGGCATTTTCCCCGCCCCTGACGCTTGACCGGCGCGAAGCCGACCAGATGGTCGATGCCATCCAAAAGGGCATTGATCAGGTGATGGGCGAACTGAGCACCGAGGAACGCAAGGGCATGGCTGCCTGATTTTCGAAACGTCCCAAATCCTGCCCACTTGCCCGACCGGAATACTGGTCGGGCCGTTTTTTTATGTGTAAGGTGGCGCAAACAAGATAACGGCGACCCGATGATCAAGATCGACGAGATCAACCTTAAAATCCTGCGCGCCCTTCAGGCCAATGCAAAGCTGACCAATCTCGCCCTGTCAAAGCTGGTGGGACTAAGCCCGAGCCCCTGCCTTGACCGGGTCAAAAAGCTTGAAAAAGAAGCCGTGGTCAAACGCTATCGCGCGGTGCTTGATATCGAAAAAATCTGCCCGCATGTCCGGGTCTTTGCCGAGGTCACACTGACCGGCAAGACCGCCGCCGATTACAAACGGTTTGCCGACACGGCCAAAACCATCCCCGAAGTCGTTGCCGCCTACCGGATTTCAGGACCGTATGATTATATGCTGTGCCTCGTCTGTCGCGATGTGCAGCATTATCATTCCCTGTCCGAGGAAATGATCCACGGCAACCTTGGCATTACCAAATTCATCGGCCATGTCGCACTTGCCCAGACCAAGGCATTCAGGGGCTATCCGGTTTGATGCCGGACTTCATCAATCACAAAGAAAACACCCAAAGAACATATTTCCTTTGTACTAGAAAATATCTGGTTATCTTTTTTGTGTGATTTGGATAGATCGCGCTTGCATCAAAGCCGTTTCCATATTACCCATCAAAGCAACGTGAAATACATTTATAAACACAAATTTTGTGTTATTTGCCACAGTTTTGATTGATCGGCAGGAACGAGAATGCAGCCTAATCTGACCCATCTCCGCCAGCTTGAGGCCGAGAGTATTCACATTATCCGCGAAGTTGCGGCCTCGTTCGAACGGCCGGTGATGCTTTATTCCATCGGCAAGGATTCGTCGGTTTTGCTGCATCTGGCGCGCAAGGCATTTTATCCGGCCCCGCCGCCCTTTCCGCTCATGCATGTCGATACCACGTGGAAATTCCGCGAAATGATCGAATTTCGCGACAAGGTGGCGGCGGAATACGGGTTTGAGCTGATTGTTCATATCAATCAGGACGGCGTTGATCAGGGCATCGGCCCCTTCACCCACGGATCAAGCCTGCATACCGACGTCATGAAAACCCAATCGCTGAAACAGGCGCTGAACAAATACAAGTTCGATGCAGCCTTTGGCGGGGCGCGGCGTGACGAGGAAAAGGCACGCGCCAAGGAACGCGTGTTTTCGTTCCGCACCGAAACCCATCGCTGGGACCCGAAAAACCAGCGTCCGGAACTTTGGGATATATACAACGCACGGATCAACAAGGGCGAAAGCATTCGCGCATTCCCGATCTCAAACTGGACCGAGCTTGATATCTGGCAATATATCTATCTCGAACAGATCCCGATTGTGCCGCTGTATTATTCGGCCAAACGCCCGGTTGTTGAACGTGACGGTATGCTGATCATGGTTGATGACGACCGCATGCCGCTTCATCCGGGTGAAAAGCCGGAAATGAAATCGGTACGGTTCCGCACCTTGGGCTGCTACCCACTCACCGGTGCTGTTGAGTCCGAAGCAACCACCCTGCCCGATATCATTCAGGAAATGCTGCTGACCCGTTCAAGCGAGCGTCAGGGTCGTATGATTGACCACGACGAAGCCGGGTCGATGGAAAAGAAGAAGCAGGAAGGATACTTCTAATGGCGCATCAATCCGACCTGATTGCCGATGACATTCTCGGCTACCTGAAATCCCAGGAAGAAAAAAGCCTGCTGCGCTTCATCACGTGCGGCAGTGTCGATGATGGCAAATCAACCCTGATTGGCCGTCTGCTTTGGGATTCCAAAATGATCTTTGAAGATCAGTTGGCAGCCCTTGAATCCGATAGCCGCAAGGTCGGCACCCAAGGCGGCGAAATTGATTTCGCCCTGCTGCTGGACGGGCTTCAGGCCGAACGCGAACAGGGCATCACGATTGATGTCGCCTATCGGTTCTTTTCGACCGACAAGCGCAAATTCATCGTCGCCGATACCCCCGGCCACGAACAATATACCCGCAACATGGCAACCGGCGCCTCGACCGCCGATGTCGCCGTGATCCTGATTGATGCGCGCAAAGGCATTCTGACACAGACACGCCGCCACAGCTTCATCACCTCGCTTTTGGGCATCAAGCATGTGGTGCTCGCCGTGAACAAGATGGACCTGATCGACTATGATCAGGACAAATTCGACACCATTGTTGCCGACTACAAGGAATTCGCCAAAGACCTTGGCTATAGTTCGATCACACCGATCCCGTTATCAGCCCTTCGCGGCGATAACATGATCGAAGCCAGCCCGAACACGCCTTGGTACGAAGGCCCGACGCTGCTCGCGCATCTTGAAACCGTTCAGGTCGAACAGGATGCGATTGAAAAGCCGTTCCGTCTTCCGGTGCAGTGGGTCAACCGCCCGAACCTTGATTTCCGGGGTTTTTCCGGCACCATCGCATCGGGCATCATCAAGCCGGGCGATGCGATTGCCGTCACCGCCTCGGGTCAGACCAGCAAGGTCAGGGAAATCGTCACCTTTGACGGCAACCTTGATCAGGCATTCGCCGGTCAGGCCGTGACCATCACGCTTGAAGATGAAATCGACATTTCGCGCGGCGATGTTCTGGCACGCCCAGATGAACGCCCGGAATTTGCCGGCCAGTTCGAAGCCCGCATCATCTGGATGCACGAAGATCATCTTCTGCCCGGCCGGCCCTATATCATCAAAATGGGCGCACAGGTCACCAACGCACAGATCAGCGACCTGAAATACAAGGTCAATGTCAACACGCTAGAACATATTGCCGGCAAGACGCTGGAACTGAACGAAGTCGGGATTGCCAATATCGCAACCGACAAGGCACTGGCCTTTGATCCCTATGATGACAACCGCCATTCGGGACGGTTCATCATCATCGACCGTTATTCCAACGCCACCGTTGGCGCAGGCATGGTCAACCATTCGCTTCGCCGTGCGACCAACGTCAAATGGCAGGAAATGGACATCAACAAACAGGCGCGTGCCTATCAGAAAGGTCAGAAATCAGCCGTTCTGTGGTTCACGGGTCTTTCGGGTGCCGGTAAATCGACCATCGCCAACCTGGTCGAGAAAAGGCTCCACGCCATGGGCAAGCACACCTACACCCTTGATGGTGACAATGTCCGTCACGGATTGAACAAGGACCTTGGCTTTACCGATGCCGACCGGGTGGAAAACATCCGGCGTGTCGGTGAAACCGCCAAGCTGTTTGTCGATGCCGGGATCATCACGCTGGTATCCTTCATCTCGCCGTTCAAAAGCGAACGCCAGTTTGCGCGTAGCCTTGTCGAAGATGGCGAGTTCATCGAGGTCTTTATCGACACCCCGATTGAAGTCTGCGAACAGCGCGACGTGAAAGGCCTTTATAAAAAGGCCCGCGAAGGCAAAATCGCCAACTTCACCGGGATCGACAGCCCCTATGAAGCACCGGAAAACGCCGAGATCACGGTCAACACATCTGATCAAACTGCCGAACAGGCAGCAGAGATCATCGTTGCCAAGCTCGAAGAATTCGGCGTTCTGGGTGCGTGGTATCCGGAAATTTAAGGTGAATGGCAAGATTAGAGAACAAGACTGGTCACCTTCCAAAACCCCGGCTAGACGCCGGGGTTTTCTTTACTTTTTAGTGATCATATTCAGAACCAACTCCCCAACCGATCATTCATCATCGCTATTTTCTATGGAAGCATCTGAAACGATTTGTTCGTTTTGCCAATCCGCATAAGTCTTATTTGTCCCTTTAACCCGCCAAGTTATGCGCCCATTGTCAGGACGACCGAAAATGGTCGCAGAGGCTGCGCTGGGACTATTGAATGTCGTATCTTCTTTAAACTTCAGCAGCCCATCACGATCAGGAACCAATCTTCCTTCGCGAACCAGCTGTTCATGAAGATTTCGATATCCACCTGCGCTACTCTCCCAAGAAGATCTTGCGTGAGAGTTAGCCAAAACAATAAAATCACCACCAATTTGTTGCGCTTGAGCAAACAACCCATATTTGGGACTTTTTATAATGAAAACAGGTGATTTATTTTCCCAAAACTCGGTTGATGCTGAGGAACTTTTTTGCATGACACCAGAGTCATCAACTCTTGGTTTTTCTCTAAGGAAATCCATCCCCAAAACAGGAAGCGTGATTCGTATTTGCTCAATAAAAAATTCCATATCAGCAAGATCAGCTTCAGGTAGAAAGCCATATTCTGGCGAAGTGCTATTTACAAGGCTAGCTCGGCCTGCAGCCGAGACAATTGATATCAATCGACTTTCCAGATAACGAGCATGCGCTTTCGTTAAATTCTGGTCCTTACTTGTTACAACGCAAACCTTATCCCAAAACTCTTTCGTCTCATCTTTATTGTGAGAGACGAGCCGTTTAGCGACATTATCGCTTTCTCCGACATAAACAAAGGTTTGCGTCGGTTCTTCCGGATTAACACCAGTTAAGAAATAGACCCCTGTTCGCGCTATCTCTGACCGCTTTATCAAATCAGGCAAGCGCGTACGCGGTGCGGTCATGACATGACCAGTCCAGTTCATTATCTCGGCTGTAATGATTCCGCTTGGTGTGCCATCGACCAAGAAGAGCCTAATACTCCTGCCCTTAAGCAAAGCAATTCCCCATATTGATAGCATTATGTTTAGTTGTATCATCCCCACGATAGCTCTGTCATTGCGAGAAACTCATACTATTTCGTTTTCACCCAAAGGCTTGGCAGGTATTCAACACAACATCTGACATTTTCCCGGTCTTTGCTGCTTGACTCCTGTTCCGTCCTGACCACATAAAAAGAACAAATCAGGAACTTACATCATGTCGGACAGACGTCTTCATCTTGCCCGTGCTGCGTTGCAACGGGCCGAAAAACAATGGAAAGGACAGGTTGCCTGCCTGCCCGGCGGGACGGATCGGATCATGCGCCGTGCCTTTGGCGGGGTCGATTTTGCACATCATATCAGCATCGGGGGCATTGCCCCGGTGGGTCTGCATGAAATCATCTGCGGTCATGATGATGCCGCCGCCTCCATTCTGGCATGGTATCTGGCACGACTTTCCATCGGGGATCAAACAGGCAAAAGCCTGTTTTGGATTAGACAACGGCGCGCGATTGACCAAGGCGGGCTTTATCCGCTTGCGCTGCCAGCGACGGATATGCCGGTCATGATGGTGGTTGATCGGCAGGCCACCGCCCTTTGGACCAGCGAGGAATCAGCAAAATCCGGCCAGATCGCCAGCATCATTGTCGAAACCACGGATTATGACCTGACTGCGGCACGCCGCCTGCAACTAGCCTGCGAAGCCGGACATACGCGCCTGATTGCAATCCGGCATATGCGGTCCGATGGCAAAACCACCGCATCAAGCGCGCATACGCGGTGGCGGATAAC
The Thalassospira xiamenensis M-5 = DSM 17429 DNA segment above includes these coding regions:
- the cysN gene encoding sulfate adenylyltransferase subunit CysN; amino-acid sequence: MAHQSDLIADDILGYLKSQEEKSLLRFITCGSVDDGKSTLIGRLLWDSKMIFEDQLAALESDSRKVGTQGGEIDFALLLDGLQAEREQGITIDVAYRFFSTDKRKFIVADTPGHEQYTRNMATGASTADVAVILIDARKGILTQTRRHSFITSLLGIKHVVLAVNKMDLIDYDQDKFDTIVADYKEFAKDLGYSSITPIPLSALRGDNMIEASPNTPWYEGPTLLAHLETVQVEQDAIEKPFRLPVQWVNRPNLDFRGFSGTIASGIIKPGDAIAVTASGQTSKVREIVTFDGNLDQAFAGQAVTITLEDEIDISRGDVLARPDERPEFAGQFEARIIWMHEDHLLPGRPYIIKMGAQVTNAQISDLKYKVNVNTLEHIAGKTLELNEVGIANIATDKALAFDPYDDNRHSGRFIIIDRYSNATVGAGMVNHSLRRATNVKWQEMDINKQARAYQKGQKSAVLWFTGLSGAGKSTIANLVEKRLHAMGKHTYTLDGDNVRHGLNKDLGFTDADRVENIRRVGETAKLFVDAGIITLVSFISPFKSERQFARSLVEDGEFIEVFIDTPIEVCEQRDVKGLYKKAREGKIANFTGIDSPYEAPENAEITVNTSDQTAEQAAEIIVAKLEEFGVLGAWYPEI
- a CDS encoding GIY-YIG nuclease family protein, producing the protein MVDGTPSGIITAEIMNWTGHVMTAPRTRLPDLIKRSEIARTGVYFLTGVNPEEPTQTFVYVGESDNVAKRLVSHNKDETKEFWDKVCVVTSKDQNLTKAHARYLESRLISIVSAAGRASLVNSTSPEYGFLPEADLADMEFFIEQIRITLPVLGMDFLREKPRVDDSGVMQKSSSASTEFWENKSPVFIIKSPKYGLFAQAQQIGGDFIVLANSHARSSWESSAGGYRNLHEQLVREGRLVPDRDGLLKFKEDTTFNSPSAASATIFGRPDNGRITWRVKGTNKTYADWQNEQIVSDASIENSDDE
- a CDS encoding ImuA family protein, with protein sequence MSDRRLHLARAALQRAEKQWKGQVACLPGGTDRIMRRAFGGVDFAHHISIGGIAPVGLHEIICGHDDAAASILAWYLARLSIGDQTGKSLFWIRQRRAIDQGGLYPLALPATDMPVMMVVDRQATALWTSEESAKSGQIASIIVETTDYDLTAARRLQLACEAGHTRLIAIRHMRSDGKTTASSAHTRWRITPEAAKHSTTGNRHILSLIGGRGVRPGSWRMQIDATTFSLSVADALENRLPPDRYA